In Halarcobacter bivalviorum, a genomic segment contains:
- a CDS encoding c-type cytochrome yields the protein MRELKILAVVVAFTLVTYWGVEPFAHSQMHPHVDPADYKFTDVQEDVKDVNALTGDAQNGAALVQANCTACHSIEKEGFPQLMDNASAAAAYGVVPPDLSSAGKIYSADYLAAFIKDPVKASKVAHKFQDGRVHPMPGYGWMQAQEIADMVAYLQSISPKEMTNKEVFVDACQRCHGIKYGDMKGGSMAAKTPDENIKAYMGKLPPDLSQYIRSRGESYLHTFVNDPQKHLEGTAMPRVGLTEEAETQVIKYMQEVGDSKKAEREALGPKFLIYLVIFAIFAWLWKASKWREVH from the coding sequence ATGAGAGAATTAAAAATATTAGCAGTAGTAGTAGCATTTACTCTTGTTACTTACTGGGGTGTTGAGCCATTCGCACACTCTCAAATGCATCCACATGTAGATCCAGCGGATTATAAATTCACTGATGTACAAGAAGATGTAAAAGATGTTAATGCTTTAACTGGTGATGCTCAAAATGGTGCAGCATTAGTTCAAGCAAACTGTACAGCTTGTCACTCTATTGAAAAAGAAGGTTTCCCTCAATTAATGGATAACGCAAGTGCAGCAGCAGCTTATGGTGTTGTTCCACCAGATTTAAGTTCTGCAGGTAAAATTTATAGTGCTGATTATTTAGCAGCATTCATTAAAGATCCTGTAAAAGCTTCAAAAGTTGCTCACAAGTTCCAAGATGGTAGAGTTCATCCAATGCCAGGTTATGGTTGGATGCAAGCACAAGAGATTGCAGATATGGTAGCATACTTACAATCTATTTCTCCAAAAGAGATGACAAACAAAGAAGTTTTTGTTGACGCATGCCAAAGATGTCACGGTATCAAATATGGTGATATGAAAGGTGGTTCAATGGCAGCTAAAACTCCAGATGAAAACATTAAAGCTTATATGGGTAAATTACCTCCAGATTTATCACAATACATTAGATCAAGAGGTGAGTCTTACTTACATACATTTGTTAATGATCCTCAAAAACATTTAGAGGGTACAGCAATGCCTAGAGTTGGATTAACTGAGGAAGCTGAAACACAAGTAATTAAATATATGCAAGAAGTTGGTGATTCTAAAAAAGCTGAAAGAGAAGCTTTAGGACCTAAATTCTTAATTTATCTAGTTATTTTCGCAATTTTCGCTTGGTTATGGAAAGCAAGTAAATGGAGAGAAGTTCATTAA
- a CDS encoding cytochrome b, producing MAKFEKANSVGEWLDQRLNTTALTKVLMTEYWIPKDINFLWAMGVLLAVTFKILVISGLFLMMYYKPDVALAFDSVNYTIMQEVAYGWLFRHMHGVAASVVFLIIYIHMFTGIYYGSYKQGREMIWISGMLLFMTFSAAGFSGYMLPWGQMSYWAAMVITNLFGGVPVIGDALVVWIRGDFNVADATLTRFFMLHVFLLPIVIMGIIGLHFYTLRIPHVNNQEGADIDYDAEAEKYLAGNKKEAKVIPFWPIFISKDFAILGIFLIFYFYLVFFHYNFAMDPVNFDPADAMVTPAHIYPEWYFLWSYEVLRGFFFDVGPVKAFDIGLMAFGFANVIFLVLPWLDRDPAILPAHKRPGFRVWFWILMVDLIVLTVYGKLPPTGINAWVGFASASVFILLFVALPFITKADAKKRGA from the coding sequence ATGGCAAAATTTGAAAAAGCTAACTCTGTAGGTGAGTGGTTAGACCAAAGACTTAATACTACAGCATTAACTAAAGTTTTAATGACTGAGTATTGGATTCCAAAAGATATTAACTTCTTATGGGCAATGGGTGTTCTTTTAGCAGTAACATTTAAAATCTTAGTTATTTCTGGTTTATTCTTAATGATGTACTACAAACCAGATGTTGCATTAGCATTTGATTCTGTAAACTATACAATTATGCAAGAAGTTGCTTATGGTTGGTTATTTAGACATATGCATGGTGTTGCAGCTTCGGTTGTATTCTTAATTATCTATATTCACATGTTTACAGGAATCTACTATGGTTCTTATAAGCAAGGTAGAGAGATGATCTGGATTTCTGGTATGTTATTATTCATGACATTCTCAGCTGCTGGTTTCTCTGGATATATGTTACCATGGGGACAAATGTCTTACTGGGCTGCAATGGTTATTACAAACTTATTTGGTGGTGTTCCAGTTATTGGTGATGCATTAGTGGTATGGATTAGAGGTGACTTTAACGTTGCTGATGCTACATTAACAAGATTCTTCATGTTACACGTATTCTTATTACCAATCGTTATTATGGGTATTATTGGATTACACTTCTATACATTAAGAATTCCTCACGTTAACAACCAAGAGGGTGCTGATATTGATTATGATGCAGAAGCTGAAAAATATTTAGCAGGAAATAAAAAAGAAGCTAAAGTTATTCCTTTCTGGCCTATCTTTATCTCTAAAGACTTTGCTATTTTAGGTATTTTCTTAATTTTCTATTTCTACTTAGTATTCTTCCATTATAATTTTGCAATGGACCCAGTAAACTTCGACCCAGCTGATGCAATGGTAACTCCTGCGCACATTTACCCAGAGTGGTATTTCTTATGGTCATATGAAGTATTAAGAGGTTTCTTCTTTGATGTTGGTCCAGTTAAAGCATTTGATATTGGTTTAATGGCATTTGGATTTGCAAACGTTATTTTCTTAGTATTACCATGGTTAGATAGAGACCCTGCAATTTTACCAGCTCACAAAAGACCTGGATTTAGAGTATGGTTCTGGATTTTAATGGTTGACTTAATTGTATTAACTGTTTATGGAAAATTACCTCCAACAGGTATTAATGCTTGGGTTGGATTTGCTTCAGCTTCAGTATTTATTTTATTATTCGTAGCATTACCATTCATTACGAAAGCAGATGCTAAAAAGAGAGGTGCATAA
- a CDS encoding Rieske 2Fe-2S domain-containing protein translates to MSNETNRRDFLGYTFAAVAAVGGAASLVGMKQVWDPLPSVLASGFTNVELNGLKAGEPITVMWRGKPIFVLKKTADMEKSDRDLIIGEDRYTVAIGLCTHLGCIPAWKKTQWKCACHGGEFDASGKQTFGPPPRPLDLPPFAVQGSQLVLGEEGPEYKKIAAAMATA, encoded by the coding sequence ATGTCTAACGAAACAAATAGACGGGATTTTCTAGGTTATACATTTGCAGCTGTTGCGGCAGTTGGTGGAGCTGCTTCACTTGTTGGTATGAAACAAGTGTGGGATCCATTACCAAGTGTATTAGCTAGTGGATTTACGAATGTTGAGCTTAATGGACTTAAAGCTGGTGAACCAATCACTGTTATGTGGAGAGGTAAACCAATTTTTGTTCTTAAGAAAACTGCAGATATGGAAAAATCAGATAGAGATTTAATCATCGGTGAAGATAGATACACTGTTGCTATTGGTCTTTGTACTCACTTAGGTTGTATTCCAGCATGGAAAAAAACACAATGGAAATGCGCATGTCACGGTGGTGAGTTTGATGCAAGTGGTAAACAAACTTTTGGACCTCCTCCAAGACCTCTTGATTTACCTCCATTCGCTGTTCAAGGTTCTCAGCTTGTTCTTGGTGAAGAAGGACCTGAATACAAAAAAATCGCTGCTGCGATGGCAACGGCATAA
- the thrC gene encoding threonine synthase, producing the protein MFIETRGNDGVKPLEVSFSDAILNPSASFGGLYVPKQLPKLEENFLQNHINSSYKELAYDILKAFEIDIEEEEIKKALDLYDNFDDASNPCPVVKVKEDLFVHEQYHGPTRAFKDMALQPFGSILSSIAKKRDEKYLILAATSGDTGPAALNTFKNKENIQIACLYPDGGTSDVQRLQMVCEDGENQKIIGIKGNFDDAQTALKNLLSSQTFKDELEKDGIKLSAANSVNFGRIIFQIIYHFWSYIELLKQEEISFGEKIYLVVPSGNFGNVLGGYYAKHMGVPVEKLLVASNENNILTEWINTGVYDIRNKELILTKSPAMDILKSSNIERVMFSLYGAKRTKELFDDLNNNNIFTLTEDETKLLQEEFSAINSDDAYGAKIIKSYLDDGYLMDPHTATCIKAYENLREKDLKTVIYSTAEWTKFSPTVLNALNQDNKTYADKEALEEISSKFNATLPQSISSLFEAKVMHNIIIEKEKIEEEIIKFIKD; encoded by the coding sequence ATGTTTATAGAAACTAGAGGAAATGATGGAGTAAAACCACTTGAGGTAAGCTTTTCAGATGCAATTTTAAATCCAAGTGCATCATTTGGTGGATTATATGTTCCAAAACAATTACCAAAATTAGAAGAAAACTTTTTACAAAATCACATTAACTCTTCGTATAAAGAGCTTGCATATGATATTTTAAAAGCTTTTGAAATTGATATTGAAGAAGAGGAAATCAAAAAAGCCCTTGACCTATACGATAATTTTGATGATGCATCAAACCCTTGTCCAGTAGTAAAAGTAAAAGAAGATTTATTTGTACATGAACAATATCATGGACCAACAAGAGCTTTTAAAGATATGGCTTTACAACCTTTTGGTTCAATTCTTTCTTCAATTGCTAAAAAAAGAGATGAAAAGTATTTAATTCTTGCTGCAACATCAGGAGATACTGGTCCTGCTGCATTAAATACTTTTAAAAATAAAGAGAATATTCAAATTGCTTGCTTATATCCAGATGGAGGAACTTCTGATGTTCAAAGACTTCAAATGGTATGTGAAGATGGAGAAAATCAAAAAATTATTGGAATAAAAGGAAATTTTGATGATGCACAAACGGCATTAAAGAATCTACTTAGTTCTCAAACTTTTAAAGATGAATTAGAAAAAGATGGTATTAAGTTAAGTGCTGCAAACTCTGTAAACTTTGGAAGAATTATTTTTCAAATAATTTATCACTTCTGGTCATATATAGAACTTCTTAAGCAAGAAGAAATATCTTTTGGAGAAAAAATTTATTTAGTAGTTCCTTCGGGTAACTTTGGAAACGTTCTAGGTGGATATTATGCAAAACATATGGGTGTTCCAGTTGAAAAGCTATTAGTTGCTTCAAATGAAAATAATATTTTAACTGAGTGGATTAATACTGGTGTTTACGATATTAGAAATAAAGAACTTATTCTTACAAAATCACCAGCAATGGATATTTTAAAATCTTCAAATATTGAAAGAGTTATGTTCTCATTATATGGGGCAAAAAGAACAAAAGAGTTATTTGATGACTTAAATAACAATAATATTTTTACTCTAACAGAAGATGAAACAAAACTTTTACAAGAAGAGTTTTCTGCAATTAACTCTGATGATGCATATGGAGCAAAAATTATTAAATCATATTTAGATGATGGATATTTAATGGACCCTCATACTGCAACTTGTATAAAAGCGTATGAAAACTTAAGAGAAAAAGATTTAAAAACAGTAATCTACTCAACTGCGGAGTGGACAAAATTCTCTCCAACAGTTTTAAATGCTTTAAATCAAGATAATAAAACTTATGCAGATAAAGAAGCTTTAGAAGAGATTTCTTCTAAATTTAATGCAACATTACCTCAATCTATATCTTCACTTTTTGAGGCAAAAGTAATGCATAATATTATCATAGAAAAAGAAAAAATTGAAGAAGAAATCATAAAATTTATTAAAGACTAA
- a CDS encoding 16S rRNA (uracil(1498)-N(3))-methyltransferase, with amino-acid sequence MQFTYHENASEQFLTVDNEVYKYLFKARRQKLNDEIYFRNLNDKNIYLYKVIEINRKDARLELVSFEEKIVENKKSLHLAWCVVDPKTVEKSIASLNELGLEKITFIYCEYSQKNFKQNLEKLEKILINSSSQCGRSSIIKLEVCKSLDEFLSLNDEVYLLDFSTLNVEDKKSEIKTLLLGCEGGFSKDERKLFQEDKIVGFDSSLILKSETAAISAVSKIII; translated from the coding sequence ATGCAATTTACCTATCATGAAAATGCTTCTGAACAGTTTTTAACTGTAGATAATGAGGTTTATAAATATCTTTTTAAAGCAAGAAGACAAAAATTAAATGATGAGATATATTTTAGAAACTTAAATGATAAAAATATCTATCTTTATAAAGTTATTGAAATAAATAGAAAGGATGCAAGATTAGAACTTGTATCTTTTGAAGAAAAAATAGTTGAAAATAAAAAGAGTTTACATCTAGCTTGGTGTGTAGTTGACCCTAAAACAGTTGAGAAGAGTATTGCCTCTTTAAATGAATTAGGTTTAGAAAAAATTACTTTTATTTATTGTGAATATTCTCAAAAGAATTTTAAACAAAATTTAGAAAAGTTAGAAAAAATACTTATTAACTCTTCTTCTCAATGTGGGAGAAGTTCAATTATTAAACTTGAAGTTTGCAAGAGTTTAGATGAGTTTTTATCATTAAATGATGAGGTATATTTATTAGATTTTTCAACTTTAAATGTTGAAGATAAAAAGAGTGAAATTAAAACTTTACTTCTAGGTTGTGAAGGTGGTTTTTCAAAAGATGAAAGAAAACTTTTTCAAGAAGATAAGATTGTAGGTTTTGATTCTAGTTTGATTTTAAAGAGTGAAACAGCTGCGATTAGTGCAGTTTCTAAAATTATAATTTAA
- the argB gene encoding acetylglutamate kinase, whose product MQKKQHKVQTLLDAIPHIKKFYGKTIVIKYGGSAQTSPELKEKFAEDIVLLSLVGIKPVIVHGGGARISELLEKLEIHSEFVDGHRVTSEETMRIVEMVLSGEINKNITSLLNHHGAKAIGISGKDSAIIKATPKDNGKFGYTGVITEVNGAMINNLIKEGFIPVIAPIADSATPNHPGFNINADVAASKIAQAIGAQKVLFLTDTIGVLDKQGELLNSLDKKDVDGYKADGTIAGGMIPKVDSCIDAIYNGVNKAHIIDGRVEHSILLELFTSDGIGTQFLRKDNPNNGIDMEKLLNDEG is encoded by the coding sequence ATGCAAAAAAAACAACACAAAGTACAAACCCTTCTTGATGCAATTCCTCATATTAAAAAATTCTATGGAAAAACTATTGTAATTAAATATGGTGGCTCTGCACAAACTTCTCCTGAATTAAAAGAAAAATTTGCAGAAGATATTGTTTTACTTTCACTTGTTGGAATTAAGCCTGTTATTGTTCATGGTGGTGGAGCAAGAATTTCAGAATTACTTGAAAAACTTGAAATCCATTCAGAATTTGTTGATGGACACAGAGTTACCTCTGAAGAGACAATGAGAATTGTAGAGATGGTACTAAGTGGAGAAATCAACAAAAATATCACATCTTTATTAAATCATCACGGTGCTAAAGCAATTGGTATTTCAGGGAAAGATTCAGCTATTATCAAAGCTACTCCAAAAGATAATGGTAAATTTGGATATACAGGTGTTATAACTGAAGTTAATGGTGCAATGATTAATAATCTTATTAAAGAGGGATTTATTCCTGTAATTGCTCCTATTGCAGATAGTGCAACACCAAATCATCCAGGATTTAACATCAATGCTGATGTTGCAGCAAGTAAAATTGCTCAAGCAATTGGAGCACAAAAAGTTCTATTTTTAACAGATACAATTGGTGTTTTAGATAAACAAGGAGAACTTTTAAACTCTTTAGATAAAAAAGATGTTGATGGATATAAAGCAGATGGAACAATAGCAGGAGGAATGATACCTAAAGTTGATTCATGCATAGACGCAATTTATAATGGTGTTAATAAAGCACACATAATTGATGGAAGAGTTGAACACTCTATTTTATTAGAATTATTTACAAGTGATGGAATTGGAACACAATTCTTAAGAAAAGATAATCCTAATAATGGTATCGATATGGAAAAACTATTAAATGATGAAGGATAA